Proteins from a genomic interval of Ornithodoros turicata isolate Travis unplaced genomic scaffold, ASM3712646v1 ctg00001091.1, whole genome shotgun sequence:
- the LOC135376442 gene encoding uncharacterized protein LOC135376442 has protein sequence MWYPNWKPSKMQETVTESTTAVCSSSTESCRSGAVYLQTFRAWVSFNDDCVYVRGLFDSGSQITFIREDVAKKLKLPSTGEIEVTINTFASTSSSPVRRRLVQVKLRSQYQAEDIVIDAIVVPVICKDILENPISDEHLTRLEDNDMDMADAVLFPGVPKVLGISVLIGGDQIWQFLTGEIKRSRTNEGLVAMNSKLGWTFLGPSTVRGLVARQTKGMICVLRASPKPELGLLSDDSKRFWELEKIGITDDVQTPQYKAKTILKKLVVSLSRNKGLLQDYDQAIRCYIRDGHAEEVPRKEDVGYPVVKSEPIYYMPHPEVIKEQSTSTRLRIVFGRFISCSWSQTAEIMAQSFYVDDLVFGADSTIETQRLYYEAGNTLNQAKMELRKWSSNPSELQERFRRDGVDTPGAPAVSKVKVLGITWDTNDDSLSVVIEALITAEELDKAQVDGLKVAQESALGQEISLLERNESISSSSRLRQLHPFLDDDLLLRLQGRLQEADLDEDKKHPIILPHDHRIVELVAMGIHQRLLHSGVNAEKSHRDPSSTGDTQREERKLSLLPPPTSRWSSPALLWR, from the exons ATGTGGTACCCCAACTGGAAGCCTTCCAAGATGCAAGAAACAGTCACGGAGAGCACTACCGCAGTCTGTTCTTCATCGACCGAATCTTGTCGTTCAGGGGCTGTATACCTCCAAACGTTTCGAGCGTGGGTGTCGTTCAACGACGATTGTGTGTACGTTAGAGGACTATTTGACAGCGGAAGTCAAATAACTTTTATTCGTGAGGACGTCGCGAAGAAGCTCAAGTTACCGTCAACAGGAGAGATTGAAGTCACCATTAACACTTTTGCCAGCACATCTTCCAGCCCAGTGAGACGCAGACTTGTGCAGGTCAAGCTTCGCAGTCAGTACCAGGCGGAAGACATTGTGATCGACGCAATAGTGGTTCCGGTGATATGCAAGGACATTCTCGAGAATCCTATAAGTGACGAACACCTTACACGCCTTGAGGATAACGACATGGATATGGCAGATGCCGTTCTTTTCCCAGGGGTTCCGAAAGTGCTGGGCATCAGTGTCCTGATTGGAGGAGACCAGATATGGCAATTTCTCACAGGCGAAATCAAAAGATCCAGAACGAATGAAGGCCTTGTTGCAATGAACTCCAAACTCGGGTGGACCTTCTTGGGCCCTAGCACTGTACGCGGTCTCGTGGCGCGACAAACCAAGGGGATGATCTGTGTGCTTCGTGCCAGCCCGAAACCAGAGCTAGGTCTTCTTTCCGACGACTCGAAAAGGTTTTGGGAGTTGGAGAAGATTGGCATTACAGATGACGTTCAAACTCCACAGTATAAGG CAAAGACAATACTTAAGAAACTGGTCGTCAGTCTGTCTAGAAATAAGGGCTTACTTCAGGACTACGACCAGGCCATTCGTTGCTACATACGCGACGGACACGCCGAAGAGGTGCCACGCAAAGAAGACGTTGGTTATCCGGTCGTTAAATCTGAACCCATCTACTACATGCCACACCCTGAAGTGATCAAGGAGCAGTCTACCTCAACTAGACTCCGTATAGTTTTTGGACGCTTCATCTCATGCTCGTGGAG CCAGACCGCAGAGATCATGGCCCAATCCTTTTACGTGGACGATCTCGTCTTTGGAGCGGATTCCACGATCGAGACTCAGCGTTTATACTATGAAGCAGGGAACACCCTCAATCAGGCAAAGATGGAACTACGGAAATGGTCATCAAACCCTTCGGAGCTGCAAGAAAGATTCAGACGTGATGGAGTCGACACTCCTGGTGCTCCTGCAGTTTCTAAAGTAAAGGTTCTCGGGATTACTTGGGACACCAACGATGATTCGCTCTCGGTTGTCATAGAAG CTCTGATCACTGCGGAGGAGTTGGACAAAGCTCAAGTTGACGGGCTTAAAGTGGCTCAAGAATCTGCGTTGGGTCAGGAGATCTCCCTGCTCGAGCGTAATGAAAGTATTTCGAGCTCATCTCGTCTACGACAACTGCATCCATTCTTAGATGATGACTTACTGTTACGCCTGCAAGGTCGTCTACAGGAAGCTGATCTAGACGAAGACAAGAAACATCCCATTATCTTACCACATGACCACCGGATAGTAGAGTTAGTAGCAATGGGAATTCATCAGCGTCTTCTGCATAGCGGCGTCAATGCAGAGAAGTCCCACCGGGACCCCAGTTCCACCGGAGACACACAGAGAGAAGAGAGAAAGTTGAGTCTCCTGCCTCCACCtacttcacgatggtcctccccggcactcctCTGGCGATAA